Sequence from the Mytilus galloprovincialis chromosome 13, xbMytGall1.hap1.1, whole genome shotgun sequence genome:
GATTACCAAGCAATGGTATGTCTGGCACTATAGATCTTACGTCAGAAGAACGTGATGTGAACTCTGGTGATAGAATGGATGATAGAAGGGCAGACAACTTTAGATTTACCAATTCTCCCCCACTAGATAGGGCATTACATCAAAGAAATGATGAAGTTGCCAGATTCGCTCATCTTGCTGTTGCCAAAAGATTTGATCAAACAAAAACCAATGAATTTAGATTCAACAACAAAGGCCCGGAAAGTATGGAAATAGATAATAGGGGAGATAATTATAGATTTACTGACAAACGTTTAGATGAACGTGATGCACATAGAGCAGCCGACAACTTCAGACAATCTGTTGATCGTCTAGATACACAGAGAGCAGATTTTAGATTTCCAGATAAAAATGCAAATGACAGACTGCAGGATCAGCAGCCAGAGAATTATAGACTTTCTGAAGAAAATCTAATCGTTAGAGCAATGATGAGTCGTGATCAGCAGAATCTAGTGTCCAATAATACATCGTCTCTGTCACCAGCAGACACACAGATCAGAGGTCAAGAGGTCAACAATAGGTCAAATGTCAACTTAGCAGATAATTCAAGAAATAGAAATGGAAGATTGAGTTTCCCCCCTATGATGCCGTTTGATTCCCCTAGGGTCGATTTTTTTCAACGACCGCCACCACTAGGGTCCCAGTCTCCAAGAGCCAACAGCTTTATCAATGATATTCAACAATTCAACAAACTTAATGGTCATGGTAGCCTACCTAGCAACCACAGCAGTCAAAGGTCAACATTTGATCACATGCCACAAGCAACCAATCATATCAGTTCTTCATCATCATCTTTTGTCAGCCAGCAACCTATGTGAAAAAGAGATTAACCAAACTATTTCAAACTATTTGTAtaactttttatgaaatttaaaaagtaatTATGTTACAAACCAGCATTGATGTTTTATAAACTATAATGATAATGCTATTTGTACTAAGTAAACGTTAAGCTGTTggtattttatctatttttgtgtTTATCTGCAAAAATATCTCAACACAGTCATGTCAACATGAAAAaaactttttacttatttgttACTAGAAACTATTCAGAAAAGAAGATCTAGTTTATTAGTGCTGAGGTATAATGTCGgcaaaaaaacaagaaactaaaaaatataatcacaCTTTTCCTAAAAAATACTCATAAGAATGACTTCATATTAGTTCAGAAGCTGATGAGTTATAATATGTATTCTCCGATCTGTCCAATGCTTTGAATTAGAAAGTATTCCTAGCTATATGGTTATGTTTGGAATCATATGAATACTTGGACAATActtatggtcatgaccatatatataaaaaaatttctaAACATGAAATCTCATCTCATTTAATCAAATGGTTATCATTGTTACGCGAGAAATGGAATAAAGTGGACTATGCGTATGGTTCCAAAACTCATATGGTTCTTAACAGTTATATAGAAAGGAGTAGTTTAAACgcctaaaaaaaaagatagaactTCTTTTTTTAATGGTAATTAAGTTGTTGTTTATGTATAGTTTTTGttgtttaaacaaaatacaattgCAGTTCAATGAAATTGctcaatttaaatgttttgtttagaaactcaaattttaaacttgttataATCTTCAATGGTAGAAGGATTAACTTATTAAGTTATCTGTACATATGTCACATGACCTCTGTGGAAAGCAGCATGTTTTAATTATGTTCACAACATTTTATGTAATTATGCAGTAgcttaaatttataattatattttcttgtcctcgatatgcatgaaatatttcctgCTAGATGTTAagtaaacaacaatcaatcaatcagaaaGTTATgatgtgaataaaaaaaaagtattttctaacTGTAGATTGGTCCCTCATATCAATAAGAAATATTGGCAGCATCagcttatttaaattttaagttaATTAGAGGCAGATTAAGGGGAGAGAGGGGGCAAGGGGGCCTAGACCCTTCTTGTGTGGGAAAAATTAAGTTGAATATTTAGGAAATGACTGAAGCGGTCCCTCTTAGGCATTCAGTGCCCtgatgaaaatttctggatctgccactggtaattagattttttttcaaatggtgaTAGAGAAAgaatttgaataataataatttcaGACCTACAACATCTCTTTGATTCTTaacgtaaatataaaatatatatggatCTATAGATAGGATTTTGTAACATAAAAGacgaacatgattttttttaataattccacatatgaatttataaagaaatggcaaaaatgaaaacaaatgtgaTAATCAGAACGTATAACTTAAAATTAAGAATTTCACATTTGTGCACTGTGTTTACAACTTATTCGTTTTTCCTAACTGTACTAGATGTTTAGGAAAAATTATCTTTACTGCAATGCTTTTGTTTATTGGCTCTTGTGGTTAAGTTTGATTGTGAAAATATATGTAACTATTTTTAGCTGACATGGTCCAAAGGGTCTGTTTGAACTATTGCTGTCACATGGTTCTATCATTCATCACCACATGCACCTAAAAGATGTGTTTTCCTCTTGAGTAACTGTTCAGTTTCTACTAAACTTTTAGGAAATTACTATAATTGGTCCTTTTCCACAATAAAGCCTTACGGACCAAACATTGATAAATGTTATTCCCTTGAAAGTTATCATAGAACCAAGATCACTGGTTATCATGATTGCCTTTGTAATCACAAAAGAGTTTTGATATGTAACTCCCTAAAAGgatctttttttctgaaatcaaAGAGCTGTTTTCTTCAAACAGTTGTAAAATGACTTTTTCGACTTGTTGCCCTTTTAGGTATTATCTTCCACAACTGAGTGATTTAACAGTTTTAAGTTCCATTTTCGATTAAGAGATAAGATCAAGAAAATGAATTTAATGTATCCAAACAAAAGGGTGTTTTggactgaaaatatatttaccaGATAGGAATTAGTCTGCAGTGGCTTTTCTGGTTTGATTGCAatctgtcaatatttttttttgtgtaagtGCATGCGTGCTTAGTTTTATCAGCATATTTTTGGGAAAAGTTTATGTATGAATATTTCTCATATGATTTGCATAATTATAAGAATCTCTTACTATATAATGATTGGTTAGAAGACCTTGTCATGTAGTGATATTTTggcagatttttatttttatagaactTGTTTTCCAGACTACGTTCTTTACCAATATATTCCAAAATGGCTAATTACCTGTGATGATTTCATAATCATACTTGGAATATGCAGaggtatatatataatgtatatataaaaaaaataatgaggaTCACCACACGTTGTTTGTTTATGGGTGAATTGGTCCAGTTTACACACCAATTAACTTAAACTGCAGAACAAAATGTGTTTTATCCTATtatgatatatgtttaaaaacaaataggAGTTGCCTGATCAGATAGCACTATAGAATGGAATATTAGTTACAAGTCAACTATACCAGTAAAGTTAATTATAAAAACTTTTTACCTGTcatcatttaaatcttttaaatgatggtatttattatctccctttgatggaGGATAGATCATAGGTGAGCAACTTATCCCATCATCCTAtacttaaacaaaaatgaaagttaCTTTATGGTCAGATattacataggcggatccaggggggggacCTGCTGCCCCCCCTTTTCGTTagaaaaatttagttgattatacagggaatcactggagcgtgcCACCTTAGGTCAGTAAGCAGGCCTTCCCTTACAAAAAGTTATGGATTCGCCACTGGATAATGTTTTTGTACAGCATAAGAATTTGTACTATGCATGCTTTTGATAATGGAAATTGTGACTTCACAATGCATTCTTAATAGCACTAAAACCCATGAGACAAGGCACAATGCATTCTTAATAGCACTAAAACCCATGAGACAAGGGTAATAATTgaacaaatgaaataattaaatcttacatcataaatttatacaaaaacataatGTTATGTATGACTGCCACTAgtaacatgtttatatatatactattttttaaaCAGTCCccataaaaatttgataaaatgaatgAAACAGCTGGTTGAACAAACAAATGgtgcagaaaaaaatataagaaggGTTTTTGCCATGAATACAAAATTGCATGCCATAGCACTTATTTACGACTTTTTGTGCAGTGTACAAATATTATTGTTTTGCTGACGTTACAAAACTTAAAAGACAATTTTAatagaataaaagttatttgtaCTAGATGATTATATTTTACATGCTTTGTTAGAATTTTAAACTTttcctatttttatattgaacagatcTATAGATATATCGATCTCTTTTAAAGTAGCAGCATATAATGATGTTGATTgtctttctaatttttttaaacattctaaTTCTCTTACATACATTAGCATGGTTAGAAGATAAATTTactcatatattttttgttttaatattttatttccttataaagga
This genomic interval carries:
- the LOC143056864 gene encoding uncharacterized protein LOC143056864 isoform X2, which encodes MAEAALTSRMAQPYLQSAGMDMQPSTTSNQNITAGNFPIPTSVHHRPPTPSQYHRQDSDLQRQHITSSDLIPNGTAHHDLQVQPESTTQLDRNHLCPTCSKGFKSKQQLAQHSLVHTNIRKYVCSYCDKAFKQLCHLQQHVRIHTGEKPYRCSFEGCDRAFAQMANLHHHMRNHDEHLKKSQTKQFQCMICHRAYTNESSLKSHMLKMHVHLKSIDGVQSDLINRIHKPKPTRLPSNGMSGTIDLTSEERDVNSGDRMDDRRADNFRFTNSPPLDRALHQRNDEVARFAHLAVAKRFDQTKTNEFRFNNKGPESMEIDNRGDNYRFTDKRLDERDAHRAADNFRQSVDRLDTQRADFRFPDKNANDRLQDQQPENYRLSEENLIVRAMMSRDQQNLVSNNTSSLSPADTQIRGQEVNNRSNVNLADNSRNRNGRLSFPPMMPFDSPRVDFFQRPPPLGSQSPRANSFINDIQQFNKLNGHGSLPSNHSSQRSTFDHMPQATNHISSSSSSFVSQQPM
- the LOC143056864 gene encoding uncharacterized protein LOC143056864 isoform X1, whose amino-acid sequence is MDPWFENFKLMLTYWLMSNRDPTMAEAALTSRMAQPYLQSAGMDMQPSTTSNQNITAGNFPIPTSVHHRPPTPSQYHRQDSDLQRQHITSSDLIPNGTAHHDLQVQPESTTQLDRNHLCPTCSKGFKSKQQLAQHSLVHTNIRKYVCSYCDKAFKQLCHLQQHVRIHTGEKPYRCSFEGCDRAFAQMANLHHHMRNHDEHLKKSQTKQFQCMICHRAYTNESSLKSHMLKMHVHLKSIDGVQSDLINRIHKPKPTRLPSNGMSGTIDLTSEERDVNSGDRMDDRRADNFRFTNSPPLDRALHQRNDEVARFAHLAVAKRFDQTKTNEFRFNNKGPESMEIDNRGDNYRFTDKRLDERDAHRAADNFRQSVDRLDTQRADFRFPDKNANDRLQDQQPENYRLSEENLIVRAMMSRDQQNLVSNNTSSLSPADTQIRGQEVNNRSNVNLADNSRNRNGRLSFPPMMPFDSPRVDFFQRPPPLGSQSPRANSFINDIQQFNKLNGHGSLPSNHSSQRSTFDHMPQATNHISSSSSSFVSQQPM